From Cellulosimicrobium sp. ES-005, one genomic window encodes:
- a CDS encoding nucleoside/nucleotide kinase family protein codes for MTAEYDASPDLPCTPARLADLAALVARVRALAERSGDGRVVVGITGSPGAGKTTLALRLVEALGPEAVHLPMDGFHLANATLDRLGRHDRKGALDTFDGDGFVALLRRVRDERDRTVYAPSFHREVDEPVAGEIAVDPGHRVVVVEGNYLLVGEEPWGRVRDLLDEAWFCSTGDAERERRLVDRHTRHGRTVEAATAWATEVDGRNALLVESTRSRADLVVSGAIAFAPQARSTSA; via the coding sequence ATGACCGCCGAGTACGACGCCTCGCCCGACCTGCCCTGCACCCCCGCCAGGCTCGCCGATCTGGCTGCGCTCGTCGCGCGGGTGCGCGCGCTGGCGGAACGGTCGGGGGACGGTCGGGTCGTCGTCGGGATCACCGGCAGCCCCGGTGCGGGCAAGACGACGCTCGCGCTCCGACTCGTCGAGGCGCTCGGTCCGGAGGCGGTGCACCTGCCGATGGACGGCTTCCACCTCGCGAACGCGACGCTCGACCGGCTCGGCCGTCACGACCGCAAGGGCGCGCTCGACACGTTCGACGGCGACGGCTTCGTCGCCCTGCTGCGCCGGGTGCGCGACGAGCGCGACCGCACCGTGTACGCGCCGTCGTTCCACCGCGAGGTCGACGAGCCCGTGGCCGGGGAGATCGCCGTCGACCCGGGGCACCGCGTCGTCGTGGTCGAGGGGAACTACCTCCTCGTGGGCGAGGAGCCCTGGGGGCGCGTGCGCGACCTGCTCGACGAGGCGTGGTTCTGCAGCACCGGCGACGCCGAGCGCGAGCGTCGTCTCGTCGACCGGCACACCCGCCACGGCCGCACGGTCGAGGCCGCGACCGCCTGGGCCACCGAGGTCGACGGGCGCAACGCGCTCCTCGTCGAGTCGACGCGGTCGCGCGCCGACCTCGTCGTGTCCGGGGCGATCGCCTTCGCCCCTCAGGCGAGGTCCACGTCCGCGTAG
- a CDS encoding endonuclease/exonuclease/phosphatase family protein, giving the protein MARFRVGTFNVENLFERPRAMAGPLTGGNAVLAAHARVNALIAEEQYGPGVRAEILEHLETLGLLRSDSAALAVLRQVRGRLVRRTGSQAAGTARTEVVATGRGDWVGWVDLVKDRVDELAMTHTARVVADVDADVLAVVEAESRVALKHFTDAGVVTPSGRPVYPHVMVIDGNDDRGIDVGLLTTRPYRIGSVRSHVDDRDSRGRLVFGRDCPEYAVELPDGGTLTVLVNHFKSKGYGTQAESDATRRRQATRTAAIYAGLRARGEENVVVVGDLNDTPSSTPLRPLLERTDLRDVSEHPAFRGDGRPGTYGNGTASQKIDYVLLSPALFERTVGGSVFRKGVWGGANGTLFPHYDTMTSATHAASDHAALYADVDLA; this is encoded by the coding sequence ATGGCGAGGTTCCGGGTCGGGACGTTCAACGTCGAGAACCTGTTCGAGCGCCCGCGCGCGATGGCAGGCCCGCTCACCGGCGGCAACGCGGTCCTCGCGGCCCACGCCCGGGTCAACGCGCTGATCGCCGAGGAGCAGTACGGGCCGGGCGTGCGGGCGGAGATCCTGGAGCACCTGGAGACCCTCGGCCTGCTGCGCTCCGACTCCGCGGCGCTCGCGGTGCTGCGCCAGGTCCGGGGGCGGCTCGTGCGCCGCACCGGCTCTCAGGCGGCGGGCACGGCGCGCACCGAGGTCGTCGCGACCGGGCGCGGCGACTGGGTCGGCTGGGTCGACCTCGTCAAGGACCGGGTCGACGAGCTCGCCATGACGCACACCGCCCGGGTCGTCGCCGACGTCGACGCCGACGTCCTGGCCGTCGTCGAGGCCGAGAGCCGGGTCGCGCTCAAGCACTTCACGGACGCGGGCGTCGTCACGCCGTCCGGGCGTCCCGTCTACCCGCACGTCATGGTCATCGACGGCAACGACGACCGCGGCATCGACGTCGGGCTGCTCACCACACGGCCGTACCGGATCGGGTCCGTCCGCTCGCACGTCGACGACCGCGACTCGCGCGGGCGCCTGGTGTTCGGCCGCGACTGCCCGGAGTACGCCGTCGAGCTGCCCGACGGCGGCACGCTCACCGTGCTGGTCAACCACTTCAAGTCCAAGGGCTACGGCACGCAGGCCGAGTCCGACGCGACCCGCCGCCGCCAGGCGACCCGCACGGCCGCGATCTACGCGGGCCTGCGCGCCCGCGGCGAGGAGAACGTCGTGGTCGTGGGCGACCTCAACGACACGCCGTCGTCGACCCCGCTGCGCCCCCTGCTGGAGCGGACCGACCTGCGCGACGTGAGCGAGCACCCCGCGTTCCGCGGCGACGGCCGGCCGGGCACGTACGGCAACGGGACCGCGAGCCAGAAGATCGACTACGTGCTGCTGTCCCCTGCGCTGTTCGAGCGCACCGTCGGCGGGTCCGTGTTCCGCAAGGGCGTGTGGGGCGGCGCGAACGGGACCCTGTTCCCCCACTACGACACGATGACGTCGGCGACGCACGCGGCGTCCGACCACGCCGCCCTCTACGCGGACGTGGACCTCGCCTGA
- a CDS encoding HNH endonuclease, whose protein sequence is MSEVVIYNLGGSQELGRVSLRHAIRMLHRRVAEVLEAVEGETFGPYQRPRSVALVRYVHARWVYERQGRVPYSRAALLRRDRYRCAYCGGTATTMDHVVPRCQGGTTTWLNAVAACEPCNAAKGGRTPEQAGLRMLRRPFEPAFRDIYPSAPAPRRR, encoded by the coding sequence ATGAGCGAGGTGGTCATCTACAACCTCGGCGGCAGCCAGGAGCTCGGCCGCGTGTCGTTGCGCCACGCCATCCGCATGCTGCACCGGCGGGTCGCCGAGGTCCTCGAGGCGGTCGAGGGCGAGACGTTCGGCCCCTACCAGCGGCCCCGGTCGGTCGCGCTGGTGCGGTACGTCCACGCACGCTGGGTGTACGAGCGCCAGGGCCGCGTGCCGTACTCGCGCGCGGCGCTGCTGCGCCGCGACCGGTACCGCTGCGCGTACTGCGGCGGGACCGCGACGACCATGGACCACGTGGTCCCGCGGTGCCAGGGCGGGACCACGACGTGGCTCAACGCCGTCGCGGCGTGCGAGCCGTGCAACGCCGCCAAGGGCGGACGCACGCCCGAGCAGGCGGGCCTGCGGATGCTCAGACGCCCGTTCGAGCCCGCGTTCCGCGACATCTACCCGTCGGCGCCCGCCCCGCGCAGACGCTGA
- a CDS encoding low temperature requirement protein A, with the protein MTAPAPAGTSPVGEERHASWLELFFDLVVVAGIGMLAHLLQEDHDRGGLALYVIAYTAFWLVWACFTTYGNVAGEGARALPILAGMAALAVMIAAVPGIHDEHAQPFAVAYVVGRLVAARPWRRTTVVVDLPVVQALTGVVPWIVSWWFDGQTRYTLWAVGLAIDLLLLLTLSGERLVRRAQERLDEVRERRGRGPGARRDRPGRGDRERPLESSARRTAGRTGRGGRRGADAVEVPTTVDAAVTDVPHLGERLGLFVIIVLGEGLIQAIDAASGAEWDRTLLVAGAGAFTLLVALWALTVRSGYAGVTLLRPAGVPPRSAWFLHLVTTGALATLAGALGGVLDEPARALDPGELALLVGAFAVHGLVSAGVHAVLRDVRTAVVLAVPVVVAGAVAWLAGGTISAAGLVWVLSGALLVQLALAGRPRAASAPAGADA; encoded by the coding sequence GTGACCGCCCCCGCCCCCGCGGGGACGTCGCCCGTCGGCGAGGAGCGCCACGCGTCGTGGCTCGAGCTCTTCTTCGACCTCGTCGTCGTCGCGGGCATCGGGATGCTCGCCCACCTGCTGCAGGAGGACCACGACCGCGGCGGGCTCGCGCTCTACGTCATCGCCTACACCGCGTTCTGGCTCGTGTGGGCGTGCTTCACCACGTACGGCAACGTCGCGGGCGAGGGCGCCCGGGCGCTGCCGATCCTCGCCGGGATGGCGGCGCTCGCCGTGATGATCGCGGCGGTGCCCGGCATCCACGACGAGCACGCACAGCCCTTCGCGGTCGCGTACGTCGTGGGCCGGCTCGTCGCCGCGCGACCGTGGCGCCGCACGACCGTCGTCGTCGACCTGCCGGTGGTGCAGGCGCTGACGGGGGTCGTGCCGTGGATCGTGTCGTGGTGGTTCGACGGGCAGACGCGGTACACGCTCTGGGCGGTCGGCCTCGCGATCGACCTCCTCCTGCTCCTCACCCTCTCGGGCGAGCGCCTCGTGCGACGCGCGCAGGAGCGCCTCGACGAGGTCCGCGAGCGCCGGGGTCGCGGACCGGGTGCCCGGCGCGACCGTCCGGGGCGCGGCGACCGGGAACGCCCGCTGGAGAGTTCCGCGCGGCGCACGGCCGGGCGGACCGGACGGGGCGGACGGCGGGGCGCGGACGCCGTCGAGGTGCCGACGACGGTCGACGCGGCCGTGACCGACGTCCCGCACCTCGGGGAGCGGCTGGGACTCTTCGTCATCATCGTGCTCGGCGAGGGCCTCATCCAGGCGATCGACGCCGCGAGCGGGGCCGAGTGGGACCGGACGCTGCTCGTGGCAGGCGCGGGGGCGTTCACGCTGCTCGTCGCCCTGTGGGCGCTCACGGTGCGGTCGGGCTACGCGGGCGTCACGCTGCTGCGCCCCGCGGGGGTGCCGCCACGGTCGGCGTGGTTCCTGCACCTCGTGACGACCGGCGCCCTGGCCACCCTCGCGGGCGCGCTCGGAGGCGTCCTGGACGAGCCCGCGCGGGCGCTCGACCCGGGCGAGCTCGCGCTGCTCGTCGGCGCGTTCGCCGTGCACGGGCTCGTGTCCGCCGGGGTGCACGCCGTGCTGCGCGACGTACGCACCGCCGTCGTGCTCGCCGTGCCCGTCGTCGTCGCCGGGGCGGTCGCGTGGCTCGCCGGCGGCACGATCTCGGCCGCGGGGCTGGTCTGGGTGCTGTCGGGCGCGCTGCTCGTCCAGCTCGCCCTCGCCGGGCGGCCCCGCGCGGCGAGCGCCCCGGCCGGGGCCGACGCCTGA